The Synechococcales cyanobacterium T60_A2020_003 DNA segment ACGGCTCTTAGGGCAGTCTAGAAAGCATTGGCAAGGGGAATTCGCTTGGGGCGGAACGATTAGTCTTCGCCCCCCATGATTTGGGGCACTTTGAAAAACTCGTCTTCCCGATCGGGTGCACAGTCTAAAATGCTTTCGCGATCGCCCCACGGCTTAAGCTGATCTGGACGGGTGACATTGCTCACGTCGATCGCCCGGGCGGTTGGGGGCACGTTTTCCGTATCCAACTCGCTCAATTGCTGGAAATAGTCCAAAATATCGCTAAGCTGTGAGGTAAACTGAGTTTCCTCTTCCGGCGTTAGCGCTAGCCGCGCGAGATGCGCTACTTTTCGAACTTGGTCGCGATCGATAGCCATAAATAAAACGGTTAAAGGTTTGCAAAATTTGAGCTTAGGAGTTGGATAGGATAGGGAAGAACTGAGCTATCCACCTCAAATCGTAGGTGTGACGTACTCCCGACACCGATGCAAACATACGGTGCGGGCTTCTCCCACCG contains these protein-coding regions:
- the gatC gene encoding Asp-tRNA(Asn)/Glu-tRNA(Gln) amidotransferase subunit GatC codes for the protein MAIDRDQVRKVAHLARLALTPEEETQFTSQLSDILDYFQQLSELDTENVPPTARAIDVSNVTRPDQLKPWGDRESILDCAPDREDEFFKVPQIMGGED